CCTCCTGATCGGCCTCTATGCACTCAATTTGCTGCCGATCAATTATGCCGGCCTCGCCTTGATGTTGATGGGACTCGTGCTTCTCACCGTCGAAGCATTCAACCCAACCGTGGTGATCGGTCTGGGAGGGATCGTCGCTTTCGTGCTGGGAGCACTGATGCTTTTCAGGGGCGAGGCGCCCGGTTATCACCTCTCGTGGTGGGTGATCGGCATCACAGCGGCGGCGTTCGCCGGCCTTGCTCTCTTCGTGCTTGGTTCGCTGCGGCGCGTCGGCAGTGCTCCTGCACTGGTCGGCGTGCAGGCCATGCAAGGCTTGCCCGCCGAGATTCTCGACTGGAATGGGAACGAAGGTCATGTCTTCACCCATGGTGAGCGCTGGCAGGCGCGCGGCGCTGAAACCTTCAAGCCCGGAGAGACGGTCGAAGTCGCTGACGTCATCGACCTGACGCTGCTGATACGGCGCGCACCAGCCCGAACGGGCGAGGGAGGTACATCATGATGCTGGAATATATGACGTATGCGGCGCTTGCGCTGCTTGTCATCATGTTTCTGTCCCAGGCTATCCGAATCCTGCGTGAATACGAGCGAGGCGTCATCTTTACGCTTGGCCGGTTCACCGGCGTGAAGGGCCCGGGCCTCATCCTCCTCGTTCCGATCGTGCAGCAACTCGTCAAGGTCGATCTGCGGGTGATGGTGCAGGTCGTGCCGCCGCAGGACGTGATTTCGCGGGACAACGTGTCCGTCAAGGTCAATGCCGTCCTCTACTTCCGCATCGTCGATCCCGAGCGCGCCATCATCAAGGTCGGCGACTACATGGCCGCGACCAGCCAGCTCGCCCAGACCACGCTACGGTCAGTGCTGGGCAAGCACGAGCTCGACGAGATGCTTGCAGAGCGCGACAGGTTGAACGCGGATATCCAGGAGATCCTCGACAAGCAGACTGACGTCTGGGGCATCAAGGTCACCGGCATAGAGATCAAGGACGTCGATATCAACGAAACCATGGTTCGCGCGATTGCCAAACAGGCCGAGGCGGAGCGCTTGCGGCGGGCCAAGGTGATCAATGCGATGGGCGAGCAGCAGGCTGCCGAAAAGCTCGTCGAGGCCGGCCGAATTCTTGCGCAGGAGCCTCAGGCCATGCAGCTTCGTTATTTCGCGGCTCTGCACGACATCGCGGGCGAACGTTCTTCGACCGTCGTGTTTCCACTGCCGACGGGCTTGCTCGACCATTTCATGCCGCGGCGTGACAACCCGTAGCCACAAGCGGCAGGATGACCCATCTTCGGCCTCAATGGGCGTATCGAATGTCGATCCCTACTTAAACGGGAGGACAATTCGATGACGACGCCTACCGCCAGTGCCGCCGGTCGCCGCCAAAGCTGGATTTCAATGCTTACCATTCCCCTGTTCGCCCTTACACTTTGGGCTTGCGGGGGCGTAGCCGTGCAGGCCGCAGAACCGGGCAAGGACGCGCCGGCCGCCGGCCTGCCCCGCATCCTCGTGCTGGCGACGGGTGGTACCATCGCCGGCCAGGCCGACCCGCGCGCGACGGGCGCCTACAAATCCGCCCAGATCACGGGCGAGCAGCTGATGCAGTCGGTGCCGGGCCTTGACAAGGTCGCAAAGCTGAACGCCGAGCAGATTTCGTCGATCGGGTCGCAGGACATGAACGACAAGGTCTGGTTTGCGCTGGCCCGTCGCATCCAGGAGGCCTTCGACAAGAACGAAGCCGATGGCATCATCATCACCCACGGCACCGATACGCTCGAGGAGACCGCGTTCTTTCTCGACAACGTGGTGCGCGGCGACAAGCCGGTGGTGATCGTCGGCTCGATGCGCCCGGCCACGGCCGTGAGCGCGGACGGCCCCGGCAATCTCTATGAAGCGGTGCAGGTGGCCGCCGATCCCCGCTCGCGCGGGCGAGGCGTGATGGCCGTGCTGAACGACAAGATCCAAGGCGCCCGCTCGGTCACCAAGACCAACAC
This genomic stretch from Bradyrhizobium sp. CCGB12 harbors:
- a CDS encoding slipin family protein → MMLEYMTYAALALLVIMFLSQAIRILREYERGVIFTLGRFTGVKGPGLILLVPIVQQLVKVDLRVMVQVVPPQDVISRDNVSVKVNAVLYFRIVDPERAIIKVGDYMAATSQLAQTTLRSVLGKHELDEMLAERDRLNADIQEILDKQTDVWGIKVTGIEIKDVDINETMVRAIAKQAEAERLRRAKVINAMGEQQAAEKLVEAGRILAQEPQAMQLRYFAALHDIAGERSSTVVFPLPTGLLDHFMPRRDNP
- a CDS encoding asparaginase; amino-acid sequence: MTTPTASAAGRRQSWISMLTIPLFALTLWACGGVAVQAAEPGKDAPAAGLPRILVLATGGTIAGQADPRATGAYKSAQITGEQLMQSVPGLDKVAKLNAEQISSIGSQDMNDKVWFALARRIQEAFDKNEADGIIITHGTDTLEETAFFLDNVVRGDKPVVIVGSMRPATAVSADGPGNLYEAVQVAADPRSRGRGVMAVLNDKIQGARSVTKTNTTSIETFSSPNDGPIGYVDTAGGIRFMTQAAGFKRATYQLPAGEQLPRVAIVYSHANMDAVPIEDAISHGAKGIVLAGVGDGNTSKAALDALEAAAKKGIIVVRSTRVRSGFVTRNVEVDDDKNGFVVSEDLNPQKARVLTQLLIASGVTAPAELQKAFTATW